A window of Blastocatellia bacterium contains these coding sequences:
- a CDS encoding 4Fe-4S dicluster domain-containing protein, whose protein sequence is MTLYLIQEQYLRDWLAEIIATGRRVIAPQSENGLVVYREVTRAETIDLHARAKPDFSFKHILFPQTETVFRYEWRERRPVVEDAAAETSADAENASASVQGEVVVVGATPCDAASLLVLDHVFLADPPDPFYARRRENLIVIGRSCSHAQPECFCTTVGLSPVSTQGCDIFLMPLGADLCDELDIGSGFVAEVLSEKGEALVANVKATWVKPNGSDHSTWLNELKAAHLRAVQAEMLPRRALTPSPDELKKDFEHPAWEEIARACLSCGVCAFVCPTCHCYDLSEERQGRIWSRCRNWDSCAFGYFTLHASGHNPRPTALERYRQRVMHKFCYFLEATGANMCVGCGRCVKFCPVGLDIYQARARWP, encoded by the coding sequence AGAGAACGGCCTTGTCGTCTATCGTGAGGTCACCCGCGCCGAGACGATTGATCTTCACGCGCGCGCCAAGCCGGACTTCTCGTTCAAGCACATACTCTTCCCGCAGACGGAGACCGTGTTTCGGTACGAGTGGAGAGAGCGAAGGCCCGTTGTTGAAGATGCTGCCGCAGAAACGAGCGCCGACGCGGAGAATGCTAGCGCATCCGTCCAAGGCGAGGTGGTTGTTGTCGGCGCCACGCCGTGCGATGCTGCTTCGCTGCTTGTGTTGGATCATGTCTTTCTTGCTGATCCGCCTGATCCGTTCTATGCGCGGCGAAGAGAGAACCTCATCGTCATCGGGCGTAGTTGTTCGCATGCGCAGCCGGAGTGCTTCTGCACGACGGTTGGCCTGTCGCCTGTTTCGACCCAGGGCTGCGACATCTTCCTCATGCCGCTCGGAGCTGATCTGTGTGATGAACTCGATATTGGTTCCGGATTTGTCGCGGAAGTCCTGAGTGAAAAGGGCGAAGCACTGGTGGCCAATGTGAAGGCTACGTGGGTTAAGCCGAACGGCAGCGACCACAGCACCTGGTTGAATGAGCTGAAAGCCGCTCACCTGCGCGCCGTGCAGGCGGAGATGCTGCCTCGACGGGCGCTCACTCCTTCGCCAGATGAGCTGAAGAAAGATTTCGAGCATCCCGCCTGGGAAGAGATTGCCCGCGCCTGTTTGAGCTGCGGCGTATGCGCGTTCGTTTGCCCCACGTGTCATTGCTACGACCTGTCTGAAGAGCGCCAGGGGCGCATCTGGAGCCGCTGCCGGAATTGGGATTCCTGCGCGTTTGGCTACTTCACCCTTCATGCGTCGGGGCACAATCCACGTCCAACCGCTCTGGAGCGGTATCGGCAACGGGTGATGCATAAGTTCTGCTACTTTCTTGAGGCCACCGGCGCCAATATGTGCGTCGGGTGCGGGCGCTGCGTTAAATTCTGCCCTGTCGGCCTAGACATTTATCAAGCGAGAGCGCGATGGCCATGA